AAAGATCCCCCCTAATCCGAACATGATCACCGGGCCGAATTGGGGGTCCTTGCTTGTTCCGATGATCACCTCGGTACCGGGCCTGACCATCTTCTGGACGGAGATTCCCTGGATGGGAGAGGAAGGATGCCTCTTCTGAACGACCTCGAGGATTTCCCGGTAAGCCTTCCGAACTTCGGAAGAGGTCTTCAGATTAAGTTTCACCCCTCCTGAATCGCTCTTGTGGACAATCTCTGGCGAGTTAACCTTCAGGGCTACGGGCAACCCGACCTTTTGGGCGAGGAGGACCGCTTCCTTCTGTGAGCGGGCGAGCCTGGTTTCGACGACGGGGATTCCCGCCTCCTTCAGGAACATCTTCGATTCGAATTCGGTCAGGATGAGCCTCCCCTCCTTTCGGACTTGATCGAACAT
The Thermodesulfobacteriota bacterium genome window above contains:
- a CDS encoding acetate--CoA ligase family protein, translating into MKKATRMFDQVRKEGRLILTEFESKMFLKEAGIPVVETRLARSQKEAVLLAQKVGLPVALKVNSPEIVHKSDSGGVKLNLKTSSEVRKAYREILEVVQKRHPSSPIQGISVQKMVRPGTEVIIGTSKDPQFGPVIMFGLGGIFVEVLKDVSFRIIPLGRRDALEMIEEIKGYPLLKGYRGKEPADIPALIETLMKVSTLMERWPEIKELDLNPIFAYKKGALAVDARIILEG